A DNA window from Streptomyces sp. CA-278952 contains the following coding sequences:
- the hemE gene encoding uroporphyrinogen decarboxylase: protein MSANDSPSGQQTTTSASLDAVRHATHDSAFLRACRREPVSHTPVWFMRQAGRSLPEYLKVREGIAMLDSCMMPELVAEITLQPVRRHKVDAAIYFSDIVVPLKAIGIDLDIKPGVGPVIAEPIRTRADLARLRDLTPEDVPYVTEAIGMLTAELGATPLIGFAGAPFTLASYLVEGGPSRNHERTKAMMYGDPRLWADLVDRLAEITGAFLKVQIEAGASAVQLFDSWVGALAPADYRRAVLPASAKVFDAVAPYGVPRIHFGVGTGELLGLMGEAGADVVGVDWRVPLNEAARRVGPGKALQGNLDPAVLFAPTPAVEEKTREVLDAAAGLEGHIFNLGHGVMPNMDPDALTRLVGYVHEQTAR from the coding sequence GTGAGTGCCAACGACAGCCCTTCGGGCCAGCAGACGACGACCTCCGCCAGCCTCGACGCGGTCCGCCACGCCACCCACGACTCGGCGTTCCTGCGGGCCTGCCGCCGCGAGCCCGTCTCCCACACGCCGGTCTGGTTCATGCGCCAGGCGGGGCGCTCGCTGCCCGAGTACCTGAAGGTCCGCGAGGGCATCGCGATGCTCGACTCCTGCATGATGCCGGAGCTGGTCGCCGAGATCACCCTCCAGCCCGTACGCCGCCACAAGGTCGACGCCGCGATCTACTTCAGCGACATCGTCGTGCCCCTGAAGGCCATCGGCATCGACCTCGACATCAAGCCCGGCGTCGGCCCCGTCATCGCCGAGCCGATCCGCACCCGCGCCGACCTGGCCCGGCTGCGCGACCTCACCCCCGAGGACGTCCCGTACGTCACCGAGGCCATCGGGATGCTCACCGCCGAGCTGGGCGCCACCCCGCTCATCGGCTTCGCCGGGGCCCCCTTCACGCTGGCCAGCTACCTCGTCGAGGGCGGCCCCTCACGCAACCACGAGCGCACCAAGGCCATGATGTACGGCGACCCGCGGCTCTGGGCCGACCTCGTCGACCGGCTCGCCGAGATCACCGGCGCCTTCCTCAAGGTGCAGATCGAGGCCGGCGCCTCCGCCGTCCAGCTCTTCGACTCCTGGGTCGGCGCGCTGGCCCCCGCCGACTACCGCCGCGCGGTGCTGCCCGCCTCCGCGAAGGTCTTCGACGCCGTCGCCCCCTACGGCGTCCCCCGCATCCACTTCGGCGTCGGCACCGGCGAGCTGCTCGGCCTGATGGGCGAGGCCGGCGCGGACGTCGTCGGCGTCGACTGGCGGGTCCCGCTGAACGAGGCCGCCCGCCGCGTCGGCCCCGGCAAGGCGCTCCAGGGCAACCTCGACCCGGCGGTGCTGTTCGCGCCGACCCCGGCCGTCGAGGAGAAGACCCGCGAGGTGCTGGACGCCGCCGCCGGTCTGGAGGGCCACATCTTCAACCTGGGCCACGGCGTCATGCCGAACATGGACCCGGACGCGCTCACCCGCCTCGTGGGTTACGTCCACGAGCAGACCGCGCGCTGA
- a CDS encoding HRDC domain-containing protein produces the protein MTDAQETAADSSLRTTGGAPPDDVAPAPIPLLEPREGVPPVVTSDDALAGVIAAFAAGTGPVAVDAERASGYRYGQRAYLVQLRREGAGSALIDPVGCPDLAGLGSALSGTEWILHAATQDLPCLRDIGMTPTSLFDTELAGRLAGFPRVGLGAMVENVLGYALEKGHSAVDWSTRPLPEPWLRYAALDVELLIDLRDELEDELERQGKLEWAREEFDAIASAPPAPPRKDPWRRTSGMHKVRRRRQMAVVRELWTARDQVAQRRDVSPGKVLGDAAIIEAALALPVDVQALSALPGFGHRMGRRQLEQWQAAVDRAKALPETALPQPGQQPAGPPPPRSWADKDPAAAARLSAARTAVSELAERLHMPQENLITPDTVRRVCWEPPKNPTPGAVEDTLAGYGARNWQIQQVAPLLVRALDAS, from the coding sequence GTGACCGACGCCCAAGAGACCGCAGCAGACAGTTCACTGCGAACCACCGGGGGCGCTCCCCCGGACGACGTCGCCCCGGCGCCGATCCCCTTGCTCGAACCGCGCGAGGGCGTTCCCCCGGTAGTGACGTCCGACGACGCCCTCGCCGGGGTGATCGCGGCCTTCGCCGCGGGCACCGGCCCGGTGGCCGTCGACGCCGAGCGCGCCTCGGGATACCGCTACGGCCAGCGCGCCTACCTCGTACAGCTGCGCCGCGAGGGCGCGGGCAGCGCCCTGATCGACCCGGTCGGCTGCCCCGACCTCGCCGGCCTCGGCTCCGCGCTGTCCGGCACGGAGTGGATCCTGCACGCGGCGACCCAGGACCTGCCGTGCCTGCGGGACATAGGCATGACCCCCACTTCGCTGTTCGACACCGAGCTGGCCGGACGGCTCGCGGGCTTCCCGCGCGTCGGCCTCGGCGCGATGGTGGAGAACGTCCTCGGATACGCCCTGGAGAAGGGCCACTCCGCGGTCGACTGGTCCACCCGCCCGCTGCCCGAGCCCTGGCTGCGCTACGCCGCGCTCGACGTGGAGCTCCTGATCGACCTGCGCGACGAGCTGGAGGACGAGCTGGAGCGGCAGGGCAAGCTGGAGTGGGCCCGGGAGGAGTTCGACGCCATCGCCTCCGCCCCGCCCGCGCCGCCCCGCAAGGACCCCTGGCGCCGCACGTCGGGCATGCACAAGGTGCGCCGCCGCCGTCAGATGGCCGTCGTCCGGGAGCTGTGGACCGCCCGTGACCAGGTCGCCCAGCGCCGCGACGTCTCCCCGGGCAAGGTGCTCGGCGACGCCGCGATCATCGAGGCCGCGCTCGCGCTGCCGGTCGACGTACAGGCCCTGTCCGCGCTGCCGGGATTCGGCCACCGCATGGGACGCCGTCAGCTGGAGCAGTGGCAGGCCGCCGTGGACCGAGCCAAGGCGCTGCCCGAGACGGCGCTGCCGCAGCCCGGCCAGCAGCCGGCCGGACCGCCTCCCCCGCGCTCCTGGGCCGACAAGGACCCGGCCGCCGCCGCCCGGCTCTCGGCCGCCCGCACCGCCGTCTCCGAACTGGCCGAACGCCTCCACATGCCCCAGGAGAACCTGATCACCCCGGACACCGTGCGCCGAGTGTGCTGGGAGCCGCCGAAGAACCCGACGCCGGGCGCCGTCGAGGACACCCTCGCCGGGTACGGGGCGCGGAACTGGCAGATCCAGCAGGTCGCCCCGCTCCTGGTGCGGGCGCTGGACGCCTCCTGA
- a CDS encoding phosphodiester glycosidase family protein: protein MRVRRPVRAAALAFAPLLLAACSGGASPERPRDSGPPAPAPAPTAQRLPDGVTFTHTTRTLDDGAPLRLSVLTVDRDAPVRMRAEHGDGLAQVDTVGALARGAGAVAAVNGTFFDAEAPRDTGDPLGLYVAGGTLLSEASNGRTALVLPARDKPARITELSSVSRVTTDHGVSRPVDGTNRTPGRILGCGGTGGDRLDGIGPPVTAPRPGRVCTDQDELVEFTTEWGASTAVGVPGSVEALLDARSTVIGLRSPAGGPLPQDGRSLIGTGSAAHWLRENARTGHGLTVSATVADREGREVPIEGASVLGAGPALVRSGRIMINAAANGVSAGASGTRAPRTVAGIRADGALLLVVLDGRRPGVSEGATLTEAAREVLALGAVEAMNLDGGGSSTMVVRDRVRNSPSDPGRTDEDRQREVSNAIVVVPEPLR, encoded by the coding sequence ATGAGGGTACGACGGCCGGTCCGCGCGGCGGCGCTGGCCTTCGCGCCACTGCTGTTGGCGGCCTGCAGCGGCGGGGCGTCACCCGAGCGCCCCCGGGACTCCGGGCCGCCGGCTCCTGCGCCCGCCCCGACCGCCCAACGCCTGCCGGACGGGGTGACGTTCACGCACACGACCCGCACGCTCGACGACGGCGCCCCGCTGCGTCTCAGCGTCCTGACGGTGGACCGCGACGCGCCCGTGCGTATGCGTGCCGAGCACGGCGACGGCCTCGCGCAGGTCGACACCGTGGGTGCGCTGGCCCGCGGGGCGGGCGCCGTCGCAGCGGTCAACGGCACCTTCTTCGACGCCGAGGCCCCGCGCGACACCGGCGATCCGCTGGGCCTGTACGTCGCCGGGGGCACTCTGTTGAGCGAGGCGTCCAACGGCCGCACCGCTCTGGTCCTCCCGGCCCGCGACAAGCCCGCCCGCATCACCGAACTGAGCTCCGTGAGCCGGGTCACCACGGACCACGGGGTGAGCCGACCGGTGGACGGAACGAACCGGACGCCCGGCCGGATCCTCGGCTGCGGAGGTACCGGCGGCGACCGCCTCGACGGCATCGGACCGCCGGTCACGGCTCCACGCCCCGGGCGGGTGTGTACGGACCAGGATGAACTAGTCGAATTCACCACCGAATGGGGGGCATCCACGGCCGTCGGCGTCCCGGGCAGCGTCGAGGCCCTGCTCGACGCCCGATCCACCGTGATCGGTCTGCGCAGCCCTGCGGGCGGCCCCCTGCCGCAGGACGGCCGGAGCCTCATCGGCACCGGCTCCGCGGCGCACTGGCTCCGGGAGAACGCCCGGACCGGACATGGCCTCACGGTGTCCGCCACCGTGGCGGACCGGGAGGGGCGGGAGGTACCCATCGAGGGCGCCTCCGTGCTCGGCGCGGGCCCGGCCCTCGTCCGCTCCGGCCGCATCATGATCAACGCCGCCGCCAACGGTGTCTCTGCCGGGGCGTCCGGCACCCGTGCCCCGCGCACCGTCGCCGGCATCCGTGCCGACGGTGCCCTGCTCCTGGTCGTCCTCGACGGGCGCAGGCCGGGCGTCAGCGAGGGGGCGACGTTGACCGAGGCGGCGAGGGAGGTTCTCGCGCTGGGCGCGGTCGAGGCCATGAACCTGGACGGCGGCGGCTCCAGCACGATGGTGGTGCGGGACCGGGTTCGAAACAGCCCGTCGGACCCGGGCCGCACGGACGAGGACCGGCAGCGCGAGGTCTCGAACGCGATCGTCGTCGTGCCTGAACCGCTTCGCTGA
- a CDS encoding 3-hydroxyacyl-CoA dehydrogenase NAD-binding domain-containing protein — MSSTTELLKGAAELFPGEVVTQAHVRHLDLPSGAGNFALITLDNGLDHTKPTTFGPQSLANLNAAIDQVEKEASEGTITGVGITGKPFIFAVGADLKGVELLGRHEDALAIGKGGHDVFRRLAGLAVPAFAYYNGAAMGGGVEVGLHCTYRTVSQALPAFSLPEVFLGLVPGWGGCALLPNLIGADRAVSVIIENSLNQNRQLKGKQVYELGIADAIFEGADFLEQSLIWTAAVLKGELAVERPAIDRGEAWDAAVARGRAIADSKVHGAAPAAYRALDIIAAAKDGDLSAGFDAEDQALADLIMGGELRSGIYAFNLVQKRAKRPAGAPDKSLARPVTKVGVVGAGLMASQLALLFLRRLEVPVVLTDIDQERVDKGVGYVHAEIEKLLGKGRINQDKANRLKGLVSGVLDKAEGFADADFIIEAVFEEIGVKQQVFAEVEAVAPAHAILATNTSSLSVTEMASKLKNPERVVGFHFFNPVAILPLLEIVRGEQTDDASLATAFGVARKLKKTAVLVKDAPAFVVNRILTRFMGEIQNVIDEGTPVEVAEKAVEPLGLPMSPLVLLELVGPAIGLHVSETLNRAFPERFTVSQNLAAVVKAGKRGFYVYDSGAPVLDPEVAALLEQGDTVLTEEQTRDRVLDAVAQEIGLMLDEGVVAEAQDIDLCLITGAGWPFHLGGITPYLDREGVSQRVNGKPFLARGVASVPA; from the coding sequence GTGAGTTCCACCACTGAGCTTCTGAAGGGTGCGGCCGAGCTGTTCCCCGGCGAGGTCGTCACCCAGGCGCACGTACGCCACCTGGACCTTCCGTCCGGCGCGGGCAACTTCGCCCTCATCACGCTGGACAACGGCCTTGACCACACCAAGCCGACCACCTTCGGACCGCAGTCGCTGGCGAACCTGAACGCCGCGATCGACCAGGTCGAGAAGGAGGCGTCCGAGGGCACCATCACGGGCGTCGGCATCACCGGCAAGCCGTTCATCTTCGCCGTCGGCGCCGACCTCAAGGGCGTGGAGCTGCTCGGCCGCCACGAGGACGCGCTGGCCATCGGCAAGGGCGGCCACGACGTCTTCCGCCGCCTGGCCGGCCTCGCGGTCCCGGCCTTCGCGTACTACAACGGCGCGGCCATGGGGGGCGGTGTCGAGGTCGGTCTGCACTGCACCTACCGCACCGTCTCCCAGGCGCTCCCGGCGTTCTCGCTGCCCGAGGTCTTCCTCGGCCTGGTCCCCGGCTGGGGCGGCTGCGCGCTCCTGCCGAACCTGATCGGCGCGGACCGCGCGGTCTCGGTGATCATCGAGAACTCGCTGAACCAGAACCGTCAGCTCAAGGGCAAGCAGGTCTACGAGCTCGGGATCGCCGACGCGATCTTCGAGGGCGCGGACTTCCTGGAGCAGTCGCTGATCTGGACCGCGGCCGTGCTGAAGGGCGAGCTCGCCGTCGAGCGGCCCGCGATCGACCGCGGCGAGGCCTGGGACGCGGCCGTCGCCCGCGGCCGGGCCATCGCCGACTCCAAGGTGCACGGCGCGGCCCCGGCCGCGTACCGCGCGCTGGACATCATCGCGGCGGCGAAGGACGGCGACCTGTCCGCCGGCTTCGACGCCGAGGACCAGGCGCTGGCGGACCTGATCATGGGCGGCGAGCTGCGCAGCGGCATCTACGCCTTCAACCTGGTCCAGAAGCGCGCCAAGCGCCCGGCCGGCGCCCCGGACAAGAGCCTGGCCCGCCCGGTCACCAAGGTCGGCGTCGTCGGCGCGGGCCTGATGGCCTCGCAGCTGGCGCTGCTGTTCCTGCGCCGCCTGGAGGTCCCGGTCGTCCTCACGGACATCGACCAGGAGCGCGTCGACAAGGGTGTGGGCTATGTCCACGCCGAGATCGAGAAGCTGCTCGGCAAGGGCCGCATCAACCAGGACAAGGCCAACCGCCTCAAGGGCCTGGTCTCGGGTGTCCTCGACAAGGCCGAGGGCTTCGCGGACGCGGACTTCATCATCGAAGCCGTCTTCGAGGAGATCGGCGTCAAGCAGCAGGTGTTCGCGGAGGTCGAGGCGGTCGCCCCGGCGCACGCGATCCTCGCCACCAACACCTCCTCGCTCTCGGTGACCGAGATGGCGTCGAAGCTGAAGAACCCCGAGCGGGTCGTCGGCTTCCACTTCTTCAACCCGGTCGCGATCCTCCCGCTGCTGGAGATCGTGCGCGGCGAGCAGACGGACGACGCCTCGCTGGCGACGGCGTTCGGTGTGGCCCGCAAGCTGAAGAAGACGGCGGTCCTGGTGAAGGACGCCCCGGCGTTCGTCGTCAACCGCATCCTCACCCGCTTCATGGGCGAGATCCAGAACGTCATCGACGAGGGCACCCCGGTCGAGGTCGCGGAGAAGGCCGTCGAGCCACTCGGCCTGCCGATGTCCCCGCTGGTGCTCCTGGAGCTGGTCGGCCCGGCCATCGGCCTGCACGTCTCCGAGACCCTGAACCGCGCCTTCCCGGAGCGTTTCACGGTCTCGCAGAACCTCGCGGCGGTCGTGAAGGCCGGCAAGCGCGGCTTCTACGTCTACGACTCCGGCGCTCCGGTCCTCGACCCCGAGGTCGCGGCCCTCCTCGAGCAGGGCGACACCGTCCTCACCGAGGAGCAGACCCGCGACCGCGTGCTCGACGCGGTGGCGCAGGAGATCGGCCTGATGCTGGACGAGGGCGTCGTCGCCGAGGCCCAGGACATCGACCTGTGTCTGATCACCGGCGCGGGCTGGCCCTTCCACCTGGGCGGCATCACGCCGTACCTGGACCGTGAGGGCGTCTCCCAGCGGGTGAACGGCAAGCCGTTCCTGGCGCGGGGCGTGGCGAGCGTGCCGGCGTAA
- a CDS encoding response regulator transcription factor, with amino-acid sequence MSVLLEQPASLVAYRPNKPTAMVVVADPRVRSTVTRHLWALGVRDVIEASSIAEARPRVGNPRDICIADVHLPDGSGLTLLSETRAAGWPNGLALSAADDIGAVRNALAGGVKGYVVTGTRTNIGHPTRPGVAPIGANAARMHRRPPGSPSHPGGYRELSGREVEVLRLVAEGQSNKAIGVSMGLSALTVKSHLARIARKLGTGDRAGMVAVALRTGIIH; translated from the coding sequence GTGTCCGTTCTCCTTGAGCAGCCCGCAAGCCTGGTCGCCTACCGCCCGAACAAGCCGACGGCCATGGTCGTCGTGGCCGACCCGCGCGTCCGTTCCACCGTCACCCGCCATCTGTGGGCCCTCGGAGTACGTGACGTCATCGAAGCGTCGTCCATCGCGGAGGCACGCCCCCGCGTCGGCAATCCGCGCGACATCTGCATTGCCGACGTCCACCTGCCCGACGGTTCCGGGCTGACCCTGCTGTCCGAGACCCGCGCCGCAGGCTGGCCCAACGGTCTCGCCCTCTCCGCCGCCGACGACATCGGCGCCGTTCGCAACGCCCTCGCGGGCGGCGTGAAGGGCTACGTCGTCACCGGCACCCGAACCAACATCGGCCACCCCACCCGCCCCGGCGTCGCCCCCATCGGCGCCAACGCGGCCCGTATGCACCGCAGGCCTCCCGGTTCCCCGAGCCACCCGGGCGGCTACCGCGAACTGTCCGGACGTGAGGTGGAGGTGCTCCGCCTGGTCGCCGAAGGCCAGTCCAACAAGGCCATCGGCGTCTCGATGGGCCTCTCCGCCCTGACCGTCAAGTCCCACCTCGCCCGCATCGCCCGCAAGCTCGGCACCGGAGACCGTGCCGGAATGGTCGCGGTCGCCCTGCGGACGGGCATCATCCACTGA
- a CDS encoding DUF3000 domain-containing protein, producing MAPAQGQFSDHSDGVESKDRAEEPSVPPAFLAAVDALRSARLRPELEVEVTRPPQRLAPHAYAMEAAVVDGEDDLADGRLVLLHDPAGHDAWQGAFRLVTLVRAELEPEMAADPLLPEVCWSWLTGALDARGLSYGEAGGTVTRAGSHYFGALSTRRPATQIEIRASWTPRESRGGVPDTASHLMAWGDLLCQIAGLPPSDPADAAVVTLPQRRGPQVS from the coding sequence ATGGCTCCGGCTCAGGGACAATTTTCCGATCATTCCGACGGCGTTGAAAGCAAGGACCGCGCGGAGGAACCTTCCGTGCCGCCCGCGTTCCTGGCGGCGGTCGACGCGCTGCGCTCCGCGCGGCTCCGCCCGGAGCTGGAGGTGGAGGTGACCAGGCCGCCCCAGCGGCTCGCCCCGCACGCGTACGCCATGGAGGCGGCAGTGGTGGACGGCGAGGACGATCTCGCGGACGGCAGGCTGGTCCTGCTGCACGATCCGGCGGGGCACGACGCCTGGCAGGGCGCGTTCCGGCTGGTGACGCTGGTCCGGGCGGAGCTGGAGCCGGAGATGGCGGCGGACCCGCTGCTCCCGGAGGTGTGCTGGTCCTGGCTGACGGGTGCGCTGGACGCGCGGGGCCTGTCGTACGGAGAGGCCGGCGGGACGGTGACGCGCGCCGGATCGCACTACTTCGGTGCGCTGTCCACGCGCCGCCCGGCGACGCAGATCGAGATCAGGGCCTCGTGGACGCCGAGGGAGTCACGCGGCGGTGTGCCGGACACGGCGTCGCACCTGATGGCCTGGGGTGATCTGCTGTGCCAGATCGCGGGACTGCCGCCGTCGGATCCGGCTGACGCGGCGGTGGTGACGTTGCCGCAACGGCGCGGGCCGCAGGTTTCGTAA
- a CDS encoding thiolase family protein — MPRTIRDVVFVDGVRTPFGKAGPKGIYHETRADDLVVKAIRELLRRNPDLDPKKIDEVAIAATTQIGDQGLTLGRTAGILAGLPQSVPGYSIDRMCAGALTAVTSTAGSIAFGAYDVVVAGGVEHMGRHPMGEGVDPNPRFVSEKLVDESALFMGMTAENLHDRYPTITKDRADAYAVRSQEKAAKAYANGKIQQDLVPVSVRRTNADVGETGWGLVTADEPMRPGTTMESLAGLKTPFRAHGRVTAGNAAGLNDGATASLLAAEDVAREMGLPVRMRLVSYAFAGVEPEVMGYGPIPATEKALAQAGLSIEDIGLFEINEAFAVQVLAFLEHYGIADDDARVNQYGGAIAYGHPLASSGVRLMTQLARQFEEQPEVRYGLTTMCVGFGMGATVVWENPHFNADGGNK; from the coding sequence GTGCCTCGTACCATCCGGGACGTCGTCTTCGTCGACGGCGTCCGCACCCCGTTCGGCAAAGCGGGCCCCAAGGGCATCTACCACGAGACCCGCGCCGACGACCTCGTCGTGAAGGCCATCCGGGAGCTGCTGCGCCGCAACCCGGACCTGGACCCCAAGAAGATCGACGAGGTCGCCATCGCCGCGACCACGCAGATCGGGGACCAGGGCCTGACGCTGGGCCGTACCGCCGGAATCCTGGCCGGTCTGCCGCAGTCCGTCCCCGGCTACTCGATCGACCGCATGTGCGCGGGCGCGCTGACCGCCGTCACCTCGACGGCCGGTTCCATCGCCTTCGGCGCGTACGACGTCGTCGTGGCCGGTGGCGTCGAGCACATGGGCCGCCACCCGATGGGCGAGGGCGTCGACCCGAACCCGCGCTTCGTCTCCGAGAAGCTGGTCGACGAGTCCGCCCTGTTCATGGGCATGACGGCGGAGAACCTGCACGACCGCTACCCGACGATCACCAAGGACCGTGCCGACGCGTACGCGGTGCGTTCGCAGGAGAAGGCCGCCAAGGCGTACGCCAACGGCAAGATCCAGCAGGACCTGGTGCCGGTCTCGGTGCGCCGCACGAACGCCGATGTCGGGGAGACGGGCTGGGGCCTGGTCACCGCCGACGAGCCGATGCGCCCGGGCACCACCATGGAGTCCCTGGCCGGTCTGAAGACCCCGTTCCGCGCCCACGGCCGCGTGACGGCCGGTAACGCCGCGGGACTCAACGACGGCGCCACCGCCTCCCTGCTCGCCGCCGAGGATGTCGCGCGCGAGATGGGCCTCCCGGTCAGGATGCGCCTCGTCTCCTACGCCTTCGCGGGCGTCGAGCCGGAGGTCATGGGCTACGGCCCGATCCCGGCGACCGAGAAGGCGCTGGCCCAGGCCGGTCTCTCCATCGAGGACATCGGTCTCTTCGAGATCAACGAGGCGTTCGCCGTGCAGGTGCTCGCCTTCCTGGAGCACTACGGCATCGCCGACGACGACGCCCGCGTCAACCAGTACGGCGGCGCGATCGCCTACGGCCACCCGCTGGCCTCCTCCGGTGTCCGGCTCATGACGCAGCTGGCCCGGCAGTTCGAGGAGCAGCCCGAGGTCCGCTACGGCCTGACGACCATGTGCGTCGGCTTCGGCATGGGCGCCACGGTCGTCTGGGAGAACCCGCACTTCAACGCTGACGGAGGCAACAAGTGA
- a CDS encoding DUF4349 domain-containing protein: MEWNSRADRSPARGRAALVAGVLGLLLAVGGCGASGDASGSGEKAADSTYAPSGERAGAGADADGAASAAEERADGKPAGSKAAPKPGAAATHVIRTATLSVEVKNVARAVAAARGAAEGAGGLVATEETERLDDARETSHLVLRVPQDRYQEVLRELSGSGKLLSRTSDAKDVTDQVVDVDSRIATQRASVARVRELMDRAERISDVVALEGELSSRQSDLESLLAQQSGLKDRTSLATITLDLTPPDAPGDDGREEDTGFLDALGGGWDAFVTVLRWIAVAFGAAFPFLVTGALALLVWRVLRARRAARRAPAAPRPEAEGAPAP, translated from the coding sequence ATGGAATGGAACAGCAGAGCCGATCGATCCCCGGCCCGTGGGCGAGCCGCTCTCGTGGCCGGGGTGCTCGGCCTCCTGCTCGCCGTCGGCGGCTGCGGGGCGTCGGGCGACGCGTCGGGCAGCGGCGAGAAGGCGGCGGACAGCACGTACGCGCCGTCCGGGGAGCGGGCGGGGGCCGGGGCGGACGCCGACGGGGCCGCGTCTGCGGCCGAGGAGCGGGCGGACGGGAAACCGGCCGGGTCGAAGGCGGCGCCGAAGCCGGGGGCGGCGGCCACCCACGTCATCCGTACGGCCACGCTCTCCGTCGAGGTGAAGAACGTGGCGAGGGCGGTCGCCGCCGCGCGCGGCGCGGCCGAGGGCGCGGGGGGCCTCGTCGCGACGGAGGAGACCGAGCGGCTCGACGACGCCCGCGAGACCTCGCACCTGGTGCTGCGGGTGCCGCAGGACCGGTACCAGGAGGTGCTGCGGGAGCTGTCCGGTTCCGGGAAGCTGCTGTCGCGCACCTCGGACGCGAAGGACGTCACCGACCAGGTGGTCGACGTGGACAGCCGGATCGCCACCCAGCGCGCGAGTGTGGCGCGGGTGCGGGAGCTGATGGACCGGGCGGAGAGGATCAGCGATGTGGTCGCCCTGGAGGGTGAGCTGAGCAGCCGTCAGTCCGACCTGGAGTCGCTGCTGGCCCAGCAGTCGGGCCTGAAGGACCGCACCTCGCTGGCGACGATCACCCTGGACCTGACGCCGCCGGACGCCCCGGGCGACGACGGGCGGGAGGAGGACACCGGGTTCCTGGACGCGTTGGGCGGCGGCTGGGACGCGTTCGTGACGGTGCTGCGGTGGATCGCGGTGGCGTTCGGGGCCGCGTTCCCGTTCCTGGTCACCGGGGCCCTGGCGCTGCTCGTGTGGCGGGTGCTGCGGGCCCGGCGGGCGGCCCGCAGGGCCCCGGCGGCGCCCCGGCCGGAGGCGGAGGGCGCTCCGGCTCCCTGA
- a CDS encoding FAD-dependent oxidoreductase → MAAERLVVIGGDAAGMSAASQARRLKAADALEIVAFERGHFTSYSACGIPYWVSGDVAARDDLIARTPEEHRERDIDLRMRTEVTELDVPGRRVKALDRESGKTYWTGYDKLVIATGARPVRPALPGMDAPGVHGVQTLDDGQALLDSLDALGARESRRAVVVGAGYIGVEMAEAMLKRGFEVTVLNRGEQPMATLDPDMGRLVHDAMDGLGITTVNGAAVTGILTGPDGRVREVATDAGSYPADVVVLGIGVEPETALARGAGLPVGPQGGLLTDLSMRVVGHENIWAGGDCVEVLDLVAGRTRHIALGTHANKHGQVIGSNVGGGYGTFPGVVGTAVSKVCDLEIARTGLREKDARAVGLAYVTATIESTQRAGYYPGAKPMTVKMIAERRTGRLLGVQIVGREGSAKRVDVAAVALTAGMTVEQMTALDLGYAPPFSPVWDPVLVAARKTVTAVRGAGS, encoded by the coding sequence ATGGCAGCGGAGCGACTGGTGGTCATCGGCGGTGACGCGGCGGGCATGTCCGCCGCGTCACAGGCCCGCAGGCTGAAGGCGGCGGACGCGCTGGAGATCGTCGCCTTCGAGCGCGGCCACTTCACGTCGTACTCCGCGTGCGGCATCCCGTACTGGGTGAGCGGTGACGTCGCGGCGCGCGACGACCTGATCGCCCGCACCCCCGAGGAGCACCGGGAGCGGGACATCGATCTGCGGATGCGGACCGAGGTGACGGAACTCGACGTGCCCGGGCGGCGGGTGAAGGCGCTGGACCGGGAGAGCGGGAAGACGTACTGGACCGGCTACGACAAGCTGGTGATCGCCACCGGGGCCCGTCCGGTGCGCCCGGCGCTGCCCGGTATGGACGCGCCCGGGGTGCACGGGGTGCAGACCCTGGACGACGGGCAGGCGCTCCTGGACTCGCTGGACGCCCTGGGTGCGCGGGAGAGCCGCCGGGCGGTCGTGGTGGGCGCGGGGTACATCGGCGTCGAGATGGCCGAGGCGATGCTCAAGCGGGGCTTCGAGGTGACCGTCCTCAACCGGGGCGAGCAGCCGATGGCGACGCTCGACCCGGACATGGGGCGGCTCGTCCACGACGCGATGGACGGGCTGGGCATCACCACGGTCAACGGGGCCGCCGTGACCGGGATCCTCACCGGTCCGGACGGGCGGGTGCGCGAGGTGGCGACGGACGCGGGGAGCTATCCGGCGGACGTGGTGGTCCTCGGCATCGGCGTGGAGCCGGAGACGGCTCTGGCGCGCGGGGCGGGGCTGCCGGTGGGGCCGCAGGGCGGGCTGCTGACGGATCTGTCGATGCGGGTGGTGGGCCACGAGAACATCTGGGCGGGCGGCGACTGCGTGGAGGTCCTGGACCTGGTGGCGGGCCGGACCCGGCACATCGCGCTGGGCACGCACGCCAACAAGCACGGCCAGGTGATCGGTTCCAACGTCGGGGGCGGCTACGGCACGTTCCCGGGCGTGGTCGGTACGGCGGTGAGCAAGGTCTGCGACCTGGAGATCGCCCGGACCGGGCTGCGGGAGAAGGACGCCCGCGCGGTCGGGCTGGCTTACGTCACGGCGACCATCGAGTCGACCCAGCGGGCGGGCTACTACCCGGGGGCGAAGCCGATGACGGTGAAGATGATCGCGGAGCGCCGTACGGGCCGGCTGCTCGGGGTGCAGATCGTCGGCCGTGAGGGGTCGGCGAAGCGGGTCGACGTGGCGGCGGTGGCGTTGACGGCCGGAATGACAGTGGAGCAGATGACGGCGCTCGACCTCGGTTACGCGCCGCCGTTCTCGCCGGTCTGGGACCCGGTGCTGGTGGCCGCCCGCAAGACGGTGACGGCGGTGCGGGGCGCGGGGAGCTGA